The segment TTACACTGATGTGGTACTGCCTCGCTGAGGTTTGGCAAGAGGGCAGCCAGCCAAAAAGGCACTGCACAGACATGTTTGATTAACCCCGATGTTCAGATAGCAGACTGGTGATTTCCCAGCTATCaactgcagcacagccaggattTTCCTGCAAGAGAAGACCTAATTATTAGTGAAAAAAATCTATCGGATGacgcagaaagaaaaaaaaaaaatccacctctgTTACATCTCATGACTTGTTTGTTCTTCTCTGGTCCAAGGTAACTGCATACAGTGCAGAAGGCTGGAGACCTTCAGCTGCGTTAGCTTCTCAGCAAGGTTGAGTTACTCAGTAATTGTAATGCACCCGGGACCTGGGCAAGGTTCACTCAGAGCTCCTCCTGATTTTGGTGTGAAGTGATGCCCAGCACAGCTTGGTCTCTGGTGAGCCGTCCAGCCCTGGGCAATGCAGGACTCACCCTGGGTGGACTTACCCAGGGAGGTACATTAGCTTATGCTGAGTTTGAAACAGGTGAGTTGTTTCTGGGGTGCCTGGTAGCTCCTTGGTGTCCCTGCACTGCACAGCAGTGTGAATGGTGCCTCAGGAGTTGATCAGCCCTTTGGCAGAGGAACCAACTGTGTCAGGCCAATGCACGACCACGCTGCCGGAGTCAGAAAACATCCCCATAATGAAAACCCTGACAGTGAGCTCCAATAATTTATacctctgcagagcagctcctcCTGCTCACGTACCAGATTTAACAAACCATTCATTGCTGCCTGATTTCTAATTACTCTAGTTTACAGGAGCAATGAAACAAATCAGTTCTACAAACACAGCTTTGATACAAAAAAAGTaccagaaagctgagaaactcGGCATCCTTTTATATGTTGGTACCGAGTACCCTACTAAAGTATATTGGTGTGACCTAAATATTTATACCACAGGTAGCAGTACTTGAGGTGGAGGGATTGAAAACAAGAGAGATTTTTTTGGTGCATTTTTACACCAGTAAATGTTGAGCCAGCAGCTAACAAggcaaaaatctgtttctctgagATCTAAGCACAGCACAAAAAGCTGAGCTCAGAtatctttcctcctcctctgcctgacAGTGTCCTGCCAAACCAAAACCTCTCATTCATGCCTCTTGCTGTCTGTCTTTGGAGCTTTTCACAGCAGTCCCAGGCCATGCTGCGAGCTGTGGATTGGGAGCACGGAGATGCACAGTAACGATGTCTGCAGCCCTAGCAGCAAAGCCAGCTCGCTTTAGCCTGGAGCGTGCAGGAGGGGGAGTGTTTGCGACGATAGCTGCTCTGTCCCAGTTCTCACCAGGGCCTTCTTCCCTATCTCCTTCGAGGTGCTGCTCAAGCCCTTCAGCCCCTGGGACGCTCCTGCAGTGTCTAACTGCACCGTGCTTTTTCTGGGCTTAGAGGAGGGCTTACTGAGTCtgaaactgtccacctcagccaAGCTTGCTGGAAACCTCCCCAAAACGACAAGTTCCCTGGAGCAGATGGAGAGTTACCAGCAATGCGGGACTCCACAACATTACCCCTTACCATTGCAACGTAGTTCTTAGCcaccacttcatttttttccactgcaatttGGACAACACATTTCTCGTTATGTTATTATAGGGGGCCTCAAAGAGTTTTCCCATGAATGAAGATTTTACCTGTAGGCTTTGGGAACATGTCTACAACATGACTCCTATTCGTGTTTTAAAAGATATGCTGAACATCAGCCAAGCCCCTGTAGATAGCTACACACACATCTTTTCATCTGTCGGAGTGTGCGACAACAGAATTTTCTAGAGGTGCTCCAGTAGTAAGTGGGGAAAGGACTCCCGGTCTAAGCATTTTCCCTTGTTAAAATGCCTACTTGGTTCACTTACGTTTAGCCCCCTCGAAGTTCCCAGTTCCTGGGAAAAGTCCAGCTCAGACCTCTGCTGAAGTCACTGTGGTTATGACTCACAGGCTAAACAGAAGTGCCAGAAAATCATGTGTATCCAGCAAAATGGCTCTCTGCATCTGGCCTACTGATTGCTaggcaggatttttttgtgtttaagtAACAGCAATTTCTGAATGGGAACTTCTGGAAATGGCTTCTTTCTGATCTGCCTCAGAAGAAATCTGGGGGCATTAATTTGATGGCCCAAACAGAAAGAGAGCATTGGCTGGGTCACATCCTGCACCTCTGCGTGTGTGTGGGATTCCCTCCGCTCGGCCTCCATGCAGATGTCAGGCCCAGGTATAGTCCTTGCCATCAAAGGAGGCCTCTGCTCTCTTCAGAGGAGGTAAGGATGGACCGAGGACATTCCTCAGTGGCCAGCATAGAATCActgaatagtttgggttggaagggacctttaaaggccatctagtccaacccccctgcaatgaacagggacatcttcaactagaccaggttgctcagagccccatccaagctgaccttgaatgtttccaggcagGGTAACCCCTGCACAGAAGCAAATCCTCCATCATGAAACATACATGTCACTTGCCTGGCCTTTTGACACAGCATGCCTGACAATACATGTCTGATGATACCTGCCTGGCAACTGCACTTCCACGACACACTGAATTCTCATACTTCCAACTGGCCTGTAGCATCTGAATAGCATCTGAAGTGGGAAAGTGGTTTGGTTTTGACCCACGACTTCTACAGCAGATAAAACTCAACATGACAATTACATTACTTGCCCTTAGAAGTCAGAGCAAAGCACACCTGCAGCACATAAAGATTTATGTTTggagtttttaattaatttaatttcctcaAGTGACCTCAGAACACTGACAAGATGGATTCATGAGAAGGATGGTCTTCTATCTTTGGTTGAGTCTTATTCCTCTTTAGAACtgattttcagaatgaaacataTATTCAAGAATTAAAAATAGCACTCGGGTTGGTATTTAGGGAGACAGAAGTTTTGTGGTCCTAGGCTCCTTTGTACAGCTGGAAAGGAAATGTGGGCTCCACAGGGAGGACAGGATCCTCTAGCAGCTTAAAAAAACAGCACAAACCAGAAACAACTGTTTGTGAGAGCCAAGGATGCAACACCGTGAGGAAGGAGCAGACACTGCAATGGGAGGGACGCTTTGCTCTGGAGTGAATGTTGCGACCCAGTCCAGCtgccctctgctcctgccctgtgcttAATTTGACTGTCACCTTATGGCAACTAAAACTGactaaaagcatttaaaaactaaattacagAATCTCTCCATGGTCTCACTTCTTCTCTGTAAGTCTCCAAAATATCATTTAGACAAAAATAGAGGGAGAGCAATTCCAAgttcaagaaacagaaaatctgtttcttctgaaagatGCATCTAAAGTTCCCTGTACACACCACACGAAGTCAGAAAGCCTACCTAGTAAAATAGCTCCCTGCACCATCATcatgaaaaagtaaatatttacagCCAGCCAAGGTGGTTTGCAGTTAGGGACAGTAGAAATCACTCCTTTGTACTACTCTGTGCAGTTCTGATTTTAATATAACTAATACCCTGCTGAAAACTGGTATAGGTCCCCAAAGGGATTCCTCATTCCGGAAAGCTGACATTTAAACTCTCATCATCCAAAGGGCTCTATTTTGAAAATTCAAGTGAAGAGtcagaaaagttaaaaactaTAAAATATCCCCGTGGGAGTTCTCCCCTGGCATGTGCATGGGCATGCCTGAGACACCTGTGAGTGAAGGGGACCCACCAGACACTCTTATCATCCCACAAAGGTGCTGCCACACAACACCGCACTCCATCAAAACACCTGGGTGACCCCTGGAGCCCACAGAGGCACCCATGGGACCATGGGGGAGAGCGAAGGTCAACAGCTGCCACACACGATATAATAAAGCTTTCAAATCCTGGAGCAAAACACTAACTTCAATTAAGTCCAcccgcagtgctgtgtccagctctggggcacctagtgtaagaaggacacggatctgcttgagcgggtccagaagagggcacaaagatgatcagggggctggagcacctcccctgtgaggacaggctgagagagttggggttgttcagcctggagaagaaaaggctccagggagaccttatagcggccttccagtgctgaaaggggctacaggaaaggtggggagggactctgcatcagggagtgtagggacaggatgaggggtaacagttttaaactgacagagggtagatttagattagatgtaagaaagaaattcttcactgtgagggtggtgaggcactggcacaggctgcccagagaagctgtggctgccccctccctggcagtgttcaaggccaggttggacggggcttgtggaaggtgtccctagccatggcagggaggtgggaactagatggtctttaaggtcacttccaacccaaaccatcctctGATTCTATGATCACACATCATGCCAAAAACTGATGCAGGAGAGAAGCTACTCTGTGAGCTGGGCTACAGGCTGGGTCACACACTAAGGGAGGGCAGCTTCTCCAAGATGAAATTGGCCACCTCCAACAAATACAAAGGCCCCTTAGTCATCAAGGCGGACTGACAGCAAGCACCCCCAGCCTTCACGTACAAGTTTCTGCCCCGGGACTTCTCCATCGTGCGCAATATCTGGCATCCCAACATCATGCGCGTCTTTGAGCCCATCAAGGTCTGCAATGGGAAGCTCTACATCATGATGGAGGCAGCAGCTACCGACCTGCTGCAGCTGGTGCAGCAGCTCAGGAAGCTGCCCTGGGTCTCCAAGGCCCGGGACATCTTTGTGTAGGTCATGGCGCCCATATGCTACATGCACAACTGCAACTTGGTGCACCAGAATCTCAAGTGTGAGAACATGCTGCTCACCACTGATGGCCACCAGGCCAAGTTTAGTGACTTTGGTTTTAGCAAGGAGGCCAACAGCTACCTGGATTTGAGCACCACATTCTGCAGATCAGCAGCCTATTCTTCCCCAGAGATCCTGATGGGCATCCCCTACAACACCAAGAAGTACGACATGTGGTGCTCTATGTGATAGTAGCTGGCTACACACCGTTTCATGATACCGACATCCGCAGCATACCCCAGTGGCAGAGGTGCTGTACCTGGAGGGGCTGCCCCCACTACTGGCACCCTACCATGCCCTCACTACCCAACTGCTCCGGTTCAGCCCGGCCTCCCATCCCAGGTGGGGCAGGTGGCCAAGAACAGCTGGATGAAGAGGGACATCTGAATGAAGAAGCCCTCCCCAGAGAACCCAGGAGAGCAGTAATGGTTTTGTGCAATCAGTGCTGTagtggaaaaacatttctgtggtTTATTGATCACTCTGAGCCATGGGGTGCCTGTATGTGGAGCTGACTGAACTTCAAGCACCAGCAAGACCATGTGCTCTCAGAAGATGATCAGATCCCTCCACAAAGGAGACATGTGAGCCTGCTGCGGGCTGGGTTTCAAGACCCAATGACCATGATAAGTTAGCAGCAGGAGCAAAGGGTGGGCTGCTTACACCAGCAGTGACTGTCTGACCTCAGGGGGGGCCTGTACCCCCTGTCAGGCAGGTTGAGGCTCTCCCACAGAGTCAGCGTGGACAGGGCAGGGTGGTGAGGTGCAATGTGCAGCCGCACAGTCCTTTATGTTGCCTACTCCCTAGCACACATAATGAACACTGAAACTCCCGCGCAGCTacccctctctgctgctccctacCCTCTGCCACCGTATGCACAGGGCACTGCCCGGGACTGCAGGAGGAAAGCTGTTCTCACATGGGTCTTGGCTTGTCCTCAATCTTGCTCACCATCAAACTGAATTTGGGCTGGTGGGAGGGGAGAAGTAGTGGTCCTGCAAATCACTACTGGAgataaaatgtcacattttttGCATACCACCATTTAGATCTTACAGTGATATTCACAGCAGGATCTTTGCAGGCATTACCAAGCCAAAAGTTTTGGTGTGGGTTTGAGATCCACACCTTACATTCAATTACATCTTTCAGATATTGATTCTTAACAGCATTTGAAATCTCTGCCAAAAGATATTTGATGTGAAAGAAATGCCACTGGCCATAGAGAACCTGAAATGGGAAAGAGATGAAGATATAAATAACTGCTTTGCTAACACCTGCTGTTCGGTGTCGATGTAGAAAGTTACCAATTACTCTGAACGCAATCCCCCAAATCTACTACAGATCCCTACTGGCAAGTCGCATTTTCAAAGGGTTAATTAAAGGTAGGAGCTGGCATCTGAAATGTGCTTTCATGAGACATCTCAAATCCCCTTTAAACAATCTCCAATCTAGCTTCTACCAAAACTGAAGTCAAACAGAAGATTTCCCGTTGGGTGGTCCGCCAGTCTTCGTGTTGCTGGTGCCACGTGAGCTAACAAAacacagccctggcagcagctcccGCAGCTGGGCTACGTCTTACATGAACAAACCAGTGCATACAGCTctgctggaagagaaggaaacatcTTTGGCAAAGCAAACATTTTGGGTCTATTAAAAGCAGCAGTTTAAGTAGAACAAGATGTGGCAGCAGAGCCAAGCCCAAGGCTTTTCAGCACACGGGCTAAAGTGAATTTTGCCACCCCCAGaatgaagatttattttgttctcctccttgcagctgcaaaataaaacttcataGCAGCAGCAAAGGCCAAAGTAGACAGAGTAAGGGATAGGAAGGGTGTCTTGGGGCCATCCATGGCTGGGGAAACGGGCTTGGGAAGGATCAGGAGGATGCTGGGGAtggaaaagaaggagagaggTTGTAAGGATGCAGGAAGCAAGGAGGCGGATTTCAGGGTAATGAGATTTTCAGCAAGGCTCAACTCTCTTTTCCCTACTTGCCTTCCAACCACCCTGTCAGCCTCATTCCTCTCCAAAGCTACCACCTTCCTTTGGGAGAGCTCCCCAATCCATACCCCAGGATATCCAGGTACCTACCTTCTGCCTCACTCCTTGCTTACTTCCAAGTACCACCCCACAACCTGGAAAGTGGAAACCTGGTGCCAGACCTCGTGCTACTGTATTGcctctccttttgctttcttttaattttctttcataaaagaCAAAGCTAATATAAAATGACTCATCCTAAAACCCAGACCCTATTAATCTCCCCTCAGCACCACATTCTCCTAAACAATTGCATCTGTTGAAGACATGAGTTGGGACAGATGACTAATGTTTTGCAAGGCTGTACAGCCTTGAGTGACTTGGGAAAGCAGCCGGGGTTCAAGTGGTAAGTGATTTGAATGAGCCACAGGAGGCTCATAAGGCTGCCCTGCAGCCCTCGCCTTCTCCATGCAGAGAGTACTCCCAGCACTAACAATCTCAGAGCAGCCTGAGACTGTGAAAATAGTCCATTACAAGTCTAATtatgcagattaaaaataaaaatcacaattaaAGACTCTGAACCAATTCTTATCTAATTTGCACCAATGGGAAATAAGTTTTGAAGGAGACCAGAACCAGAGGTGTTGAGCAGGGTGGGGAGAAGG is part of the Strix aluco isolate bStrAlu1 chromosome 6, bStrAlu1.hap1, whole genome shotgun sequence genome and harbors:
- the TSSK6 gene encoding LOW QUALITY PROTEIN: testis-specific serine/threonine-protein kinase 6 (The sequence of the model RefSeq protein was modified relative to this genomic sequence to represent the inferred CDS: inserted 3 bases in 3 codons; substituted 2 bases at 2 genomic stop codons), whose translation is MPKTDAGEKLLCELGYRLGHTLREGSFSKMKLATSNKYKGPLVIKADXQQAPPAFTYKFLPRDFSIVRNIWHPNIMRVFEPIKVCNGKLYIMMEAAATDLLQLVQQLRKLPWVSKARDIFVXVMAPICYMHNCNLVHQNLKCENMLLTTDGHQAKFSDFGFSKEANSYLDLSTTFCRSAAYSSPEILMGIPYNTKKYDMWXLYVIVAGYTPFHDTDIRSIPQWQXVLYLEGLPPLLAPYHALTTQLLRFSPASHPXVGQVAKNSWMKRDI